In the Scatophagus argus isolate fScaArg1 chromosome 11, fScaArg1.pri, whole genome shotgun sequence genome, TTATTACAAACAGGCATGATTCTGTGATGGAAATCACTGCATGGACTCAGGAACACTTCAAGAACTCATTGtctgtaaacacagtttgttgtgTTATCCAAAAATGCAAGCTGAAGCTCTATCGTGCAAAGAAGAAGCCATATATGAACAGGATCCAGAAAGGCCACTGTCTTCTCTGGGCCAAAGCTCTTTTAGAATGAACTGTGACAAAGTGGAAAATTGTTCTGTGGTCAGATGAATCCAAATTtgaaattcttttctttctgcccGTTCAATAGGCACTAATGCCTATTGAACGGGCAGCTTGCACTTCTGGAAAGGCACCATCAATGCTGAAAGGCAAATACAGATTTTAGAGCAGTCTATGCTCCCATCCAGACGACGTCTTTTTCGTGGACGGCCTTGTGTATTTTAGCAGGATAAAGCTAAACCGCACACTGCATCTATGACAACAGCATGGCGTTGTAGGAGAGGAGTCTGGGTGCTGAACTGGCCTGCCTGCAGCCCCGACCTTTTACAAGTTGACAACATTCGGCacatcttaaaatgaaaaatatgacaatGAAGACCCAGGttgctgccatcaaattcaTGGGttagcaaatatttttcatgaaataataaaatgtctcactctcaacatttgaaatgttttcaatgCTCTACAGTGAATAAAATATGGATTTATGAAATTTCAGAGAAATCATTGCAttccagttttatttacattttacacagcctCCCAACTGTTCattattaaaattcattttaatttctcagTAAAGCtcttaaaaatgtgtttcattattGTCTTAATATTTTTGAGACCGCTGCCATTCATTCCCCTGCTTTGCTAAATTTTCTATAATTTATATAACTTACTAAAATTTCACATCATGCTCGTTCAGTTTGACTAATCAGAATAATAGGTGTAAGGATCTGCCACTATAACTGCCTAATCTAAACAGAATGACAGATCTCCAGATGTGGCATGTAAAAGACAACATCAGTAATATCATTACgtttatgtcatttttcagatatttgAACTCGATGTGACCAGTTAGGGGCTTTTGTATTCAGTTGTCCTTCTGGCTGGTCGCATTGTGGCTCGTCAGATTGTGCTTGTATCTCAGATGTAAATATGCACGGACAAACAGAAGCCTTTCATATTTGAAGTGTTTGCCAAAGAGGGAGCAGAGAAGCTGTTGGCTCTCATGGTGTTAACGTGCGAGGAGCGGGCGGCTCTCGCCTGGCCGCCTCGCCGCGGTTCACAGTCCATTCCCTTCATTATCTGGTATTAATGGAAGATTACCTAGGCTCCCTGCAGCTGCCATCCACTCTGAGCAAACAGTTCCTCTGAACCACCTAGTTGAACACGTTGCGTCAGCATTCATTTATGTGCTCTTTTTGCATCGATTTAACAGCTCTCACAGTCtaatcaaacatttgctgtgaACATGTTGTCCGGTTTATTTAGTCATAAAGAAttttaggggttttttttgttctttcccaTCAAGCACTCCATTCTACATGACAACTGCTGCTCCTTATTTACATTAGAAATTAGTAGGCATGCATATCTCTTCTTCTACATATTCCAATAAGTAAGGCCACATTATTAGCTGAAAAGTATTCTGATGACCAGCAATTCCTCATAGTTTAGGAGCTGCAGTCAGAGAATGTTTGGAGTTTCTATCTTATAAACCGAGAATGACTGGATTATCAgaagattcattttctgtctgtccgtTTGTTTTTGGCAGTGTTAAGCATCTAAGGATTGTTTTCACTGTTAGAACAAACCAATCTCAGAGTTAGCTAAACTAGACTTCTGCAAAAAGAAACAACCAGTCAGtacatttgttaaaaatgtcctgaaacaaacaaaaaaaggcccAAAAACAGGACCAGTGAGCGAAgtcacagacatacacatatacagtatattcacagatgtgtatacacacacacaaaaaaaaacttgttcAGTGTGTGCAGTGACTACTGGTGCTCTTGTGTCTTTATATAgaagtgtgtgtcttttgtctcaTGTCCCAGGAATTGTACCGTCCTCTGTGGTCCTGACCGGGTTTCAGGTCATGTCCCGGGTCTTCCTCACCTGGGCTGTCACACACAGCGTCAGGGAGGTAAGAGATTCTCTCTGTTGTCCAGCTTAAACATAAACCAGTCTTATGTAAAACAGTCTGTGTATTATGGAGTTGGTGtgagtaaatgtaaaatgtaatgtaaacatgGATTCTTGTTCAAACGTGACCAGCTGATGTGCTGTTTGCCCTGTTGATAGATCGGAGAGGAGTAAATGTGTAAGTAATGTTACGTGGCCTTGCTGTAGGGTTGCAGGAATGAACCGGTTGGACTTCAGTGTAGTTAATAACCTGTATTTTATCGTGTCTGTTGTGTGATGCTGTACTGACATTTTCTCAAGCTGCTCTCCTTTCCCTTTTATGTCCTTTTGCGTTAAAACCTTTCAGACTATTACTGAGTGATAGGAAGTGtgctctccttttttttgtttttaacatatttGCATTGGTTTTAACCTAATATCTGAGGATAGTGACCATCTGCCTGCAGTGTGATCTGATCTCTGAGcatctgaaacaaacagcatggATCTGTGCTGAAACGCCTCCTTCAGCCGACAGTGACCAGATGTGAGCGCgaccttttctctgtcttcctcccatcataccttgtgtgtgtgtgtgtgtgtgtgtgtgtgtccgcccGCAGGTGCAGAGTGAGGACAGcgtgctgctgtttgtcacgGCTTGGACTGTCACAGAGATCATCCGCTACTCTTTTTACACTTTCAGTCTGCTCAATCACCTGCCATACCTCATCAAATGGGCAAGGTAGGAAAATCAGGTTTCCAGCCACCAAGCtgagcattttgtgtttttacatccatacatccatgtattttctttgtttttttatgtccaATTAAATTGACTCACATTTGAAGAGTTAGTCCCACAAAGCAATGCATTTCAAGACTTTGTCTTCTGCATCATCTGTGAAGTTAATTAACAGCAGAGGTAATCGTGTTGAACATTCCAGCGTAATCATGTGTGAATTTTCAACTTGTCTGGTGAACGtgttgtattttcattgtttgGCTTGTTGCAGGACAAAAGTCGTTGCATATGCATTATTTTCCTCTTAAAACTCATAAATTGCTCTATTTCTAAATGTAATTTGTTATACCACTAAGGTTAAACAGGTTTATGAATGTAACACTGCTATAGGACACAGTTCTGTGTAAATCACCACATCTACAGAAAGTTGTGCTGTTTCCACCTTAAAAATCTACATCTGCTCAATGGGATTCAGCTGCATCTTAAACCAAGGCAACAGTTGCCTCCCTGCGGTCTTTGTTGCTAGGTAGCAAATGATAGCATTGCTATATTGGTATTTGACTTTCAGTTTGAGTTTCACCCTGAGAggtagaaaaaaatgtgcattcGTGGAAAATTCAGTGAAGGATGACAGAAGGCAGTCGCTGAGCCCAGACGTTTTCTCTCGTTGATGGAGTTGGAGATGGAGTTCAGTGTATCTCTAACAGACGTAATCGTGAGCTTTGTCCTCTTCCTCGTCACAATGCCCGATCCTTCAACAGTAAGGCTGTACTCAACAGTTTAACATTTCAAAGCTTAGTTCATAAGGTTGACATTCAAATTCTAAACCTGGTTTTACTACACAGTTGCAGTTAAAAATTGGACTACACTCATTATTAATATTCTACTCACTGGTGATCCAAACATTTCCAATAATTCCACTGTGttgtaaagtttaaaaatataatcatttCCAACTTTCATAACATGTTTTATCTACCAAACGATCAGCTTCAGTCCAGATTTGTTGGAGTGTagcatttcaaaaacaacaatttgacTGCAACTGTCTGCTCTCCTGCTTGCTGCACACAAAGGAAGACACACACCTGACATTAACATCAGCATACATTACATTCATGTAACCACAAGTAGGGCTGGCACGACATCAGGCGCAATCATCATGGCCAAATGAAAGATAATGCTATCAAAGTCATCTTTAATTCgtttcaaaccttttttttttttttgtgagttttgtcTCTTATCTTCGTAAATGAATTACACTTAACACACAAGTGTTGGGACAAAGATGGACAGAGAGTCTGCCACCATAACAGAACAACAGTatataaattacaaattactGAATGAATAGTAACATGACAatcagatgaactgataaacaaaaggcCCACCAGGTCTAACAGCTGCACTGGATTATTTACATGCTATATTCAcatgtgtattattaacatgaTATCAGTTTTTCACCTTTGAATATCACGGTTATTGTTATTAAACCAGTATATTGTGACATCCCTAAACCACAGTAACAAAACCCCAGTTTTGATTGTTAGCCTTTCCAGCTCAGTTTCCAGTAGGAGATATCTGTTGCCCTCCTGGGTGAAGTGGTTTCTTGCCTTGAGACTTGAGACACCCTTTACCTTTCCACCATTTGGGAAACAACGCAGCTGAATTGAGAAGCGCCAGCTTTTATTTACTGGCAAACTGTAACCTACAATGTAGTTCTACTCCTAAACTGGAAACTTTCTGTTGactcttttcttcctgttccACCCCATTCACTGCCACTCTCCTtactacataaaaaaaaaaacaaaaaacagactaaCTTTTCATACTGTAAATTCCTGCAAAGCTGACTAATACCAGCAATTAATGGCTGTTTACAGCATGGATATCCTGAAGAACATGTTCATCTGTAGATCATCTATAAACTGTCAGGAACAAATCACTGGCAGCTGCTTGCCGCTCGCTCTTTCTTGTTCAACCACAAACTGACCAATCACACCTGTCACGTGCTGCCTGGGCCTACAGTTACTCTTATAACACTGCTCTGACACTATTATAGTGAATTATTCAATTGTATTATGTATACACTTAGCACTTCGCACTCATTTAATCTGACAAGTCACTTTGGACAAATtgaggattttgttttgttttttttagggtGATGGTGTCATAAGATATGAAGACAGACATTTGAAGCTTTATTGAAAAACCTCAATGGGAGctttgaatgtttaaaaaaagacatttggaaCAGCCATACTCAACAGTTTTGTGAATAGACATTTCGAAGCATGCAGAGGCAGTGAAGTGTTTTTGTCAAGCAGCACGTGGTTTGGGCTTATGTTTATATCACAGTATATTTAGAGTTGGATGGGCACCATCTCTGGACTAAATACGTAGTTCTGGTGTTTACGTGTCCTTCCATGGCTGCGTTTTCTTTTAAAGATAATGATTTATTTGAATCATTGCCTACTTGAATTACTTTTGTCAGAGCCAGAGCACATTCTCAGacattcctcttcctcctccacttttTCTTGAAGAATGCCGCTGCCTCTGCAGCAGATTTTTGTTCTATTCCAcgtacattttaaaaaaaaaaaaaaaaaaaactaagctGCGTCAGAACTATGGATGAAgtccctttttccttttttttttttttttttttttttttttaaagagcacTTCCTTCGCTGTCACACTGCATTCTAACATTCTCTTTgcaggaaaacattttcttagcagaaaaatgcatttgattTAGTGGAATGCAGAGAGTAAAAAGCCAAATCTGTGTCATGCATGTTTCCCTCGTTatatgttttgctgtttgcacGAGCTATACTACCCACCCCTCATGTTGCAGAACCAGTGTATGCATGATGTATGACTCATGTCTTTCACAAACCCCGTGTGCTGCAGGTACACCTTCTTCATCGTGCTGTATCCCATGGGAGTGACTGGGGAACTGCTGACTATCTATGCAGCGCTGCCGTACGTGCAGAAGACAGGCCTGTACTCTGTCACTCTCCCCAACAAATACAACTTCTCTTTTGATTACTACACCTTCCTCATCCTCGTCATGATCTCCTACATTCCCCGTAAGTACTCAtgcagctttttctgttttcctctcttgtaGTGGCAGTAAACTGTCAGCGATGATGATGTGCTTCCAGGAAGAATTTGCTTTAAATCACAAATATACAGAAGTCCATTTACCAGAGAAAGGACAAATTGGAGCAATTTTCTTGTCATTACTACATGTTGTATAATGATGCTATGATGCTATCATTTTTAGCTTGCATATTCACATGAATTTGATACAGTGTTGTGGTGCTTTATCTCTAAATTCCACTGTATAGGTGGGGTATTTTCTAACAGGGAGTTGCAAAGCAAGTTAAGAACCAAaactttatatatttatataataaagTTAGCTGTGGTGAGCACCTCAAGTGTAGCCTGGCCTGCCTCATTCATCCTAGCAGCAGATAAGTTCTACTAAAGGGTGATTCCACTGATGAATAGGAAAAAGTGTGGTGGTTTTCAGTGGCTGTGTATGCTAATGGCCACAGCTGTATTTGAATATGGTTAAGATTGATCATTCAACAGCAGATATTCtgaagcttaaaaaaaaaaatcattatttatttatgttttctattattattattaaggtCATAGTTAAAGGTGTACTGGACTGTATTGTTTCTCATTATATGTCCTCCCTATTTACATAGATAATACAGTGTGATGTAAAGCTCTTCTTTATTAGTAACATGTTGATCTTCCTCTGCCTGCCCCTCAGTCTTCCCCCAGCTTTACTTCCACATGATACGACAGAGGAAGAAGGTGCTGGGCCACGCAGAGGACTACAGCAAAGTGGAGTGAGCCTGACAGTATTCAGACACGTCCGATCAAGGGAAgagaaaccaaaacaatcaaCCGAAGAGGAATCCCAATCTGCTTAAAGAAATGCAAAGCCCAGCCAGTTTTCAAACTGCCACGACTGACCTGGCAGAAGATCAAATTATTGAGCAACTTTAGTTTTTCCAGCTGTTGTCCTGGTTGTGTAGGTGCTCACAAACCATCAAAAAatggtattatttttttttcttgttgttgtttttatttatgaacCAGCCTGCAGTTACTTTTGTTTAGTCAGAGAGCTTGCAGCCATATAGAAACTGTGTTTTGACGTGGATACAGTTGAGCTGCTGTCTGCGCATCGAGCAGAACTCGGTCACAGCAAAGTATTGAACTGAATTGCAATGCAATTATAGAATCGACAGCCTCCTTTTAAATGTCACTACAGAAAATCCCCCGTAGATCTGTCGCCTCCTCACGGCTCGGCCCTTTGCTCTCTTTTTAAGAAGCAGCGCATCCTTAATGCGACGTAGAACCGATAATGTGAAGACTAGCACTGAAACTAGGTTGTCTTTAAGTTTTGCGTCTACAGTGTTTATGTTGGTACAAGCTGTGGTCCAGATTTGTATTTCTGttggttttcattcattcttttcagtTAAAAGTTTGATTACATTCCTAATTCAGTTCAATAAACccttttcattctgtgtttgCATGGTTTTCCATTTGTCTATCctcttgtgcttgtgtgtttggtgtttgtttaGATGTAGTTTAGACTTCTGTCTCAGTTGCACCTTCAGTGGTCTGACTTGTTAAAAGCTTAAGTTTCTTTTGATTTCTTGTTTATTTAAGTGGTTTATCCATTAAatgtccagtgtgtaggattcaggggcagaaatggaaatgttcatgatgatgtttttattagattaaagtcacctgaaactaagaatcgTTGagttttagttagttagtgTTAGAATGAATCCTCTTCCATGGAGTCCGCCATGTTGCACCGccgtgtttctacagtagcGTGTAATGGATGAACCAAACACTGGCTTTCAAGAGGGCCTTTGGCATTTTAAGTGGCAACCAATGTGCAGGTTGAGATGACACACCACCAGATGCCGCTTAAttctacacactggacctttattAACCTAAAGTAGCCAGAATGTTTTTTCATCGCACATCCATCCAACTCTCCTTTTCACGCAGTCCATCagaaatattatttatgttagttttaatatttttagctCCAATGAAGTGGCACTTTGTAAACTGTCTAAATAATAATATGAGGTCAGTGTGGCTGGTAAATGGGATGTTAGAAACcttttaatactttttaatttaaaaaaaaaacaaaaacaaaacaacttaagACATCGTGTTTCAGTTATAGGACACTTGagcaaaaaaagaacagatagCACAACATACAGTAGCAGCAGCGTTTTCTGATTAAATACGCTTCAGTAtgtaacaaacaaaaccacacagtAGCCCAAATATATGTAGGATTTTTAACTTTATGGACTTTTACAGTTCAGAGTGATGTCATTGTAGTTTAGTAGATACAACTGGTGGTCATTAATTTATATGTCAGCTGAAATACTACTCTTGAGTGACGTGGTTGTCAGTGTGGGGAAGAAAATGGACTTGTTGCTGAATTCAGTTAATGAGCTTGTAGTGATGTCTTTTCAATGAGGTGAATCTAATAATATGTAGAGGGAACAAGTGCAAATCAGACTAggggataaaaaaaagacaggctTATAGTTTGTAACAAAGGCATTGCTTTGAATAATGTCACATTATGACATCTTGGAGTTGAAATCCTGAAAGCTCAATATTTTGTTAGGTCGAAA is a window encoding:
- the hacd2 gene encoding very-long-chain (3R)-3-hydroxyacyl-CoA dehydratase 2 translates to MSAAAPGTSKAAHSDVAAKKKKGPGALATAYLVIYNVVMTAGWLVIAVGLVRAYLARGSYHGLYYSIEKPLKFFQTGAILEILHCAIGIVPSSVVLTGFQVMSRVFLTWAVTHSVREVQSEDSVLLFVTAWTVTEIIRYSFYTFSLLNHLPYLIKWARYTFFIVLYPMGVTGELLTIYAALPYVQKTGLYSVTLPNKYNFSFDYYTFLILVMISYIPLFPQLYFHMIRQRKKVLGHAEDYSKVE